The genomic window CAGATCAATGGAGCGGAGCAGGCCACGGCCATCGATCGTCACGCTGCCGAACTCGGTGCCCGCCCGACGGTCCACGACCCTGACCTCGTACAACCGGTCGGCCAGTGCGGACCCTCCGTCGAGGATGTTCTGCGCACTACGATTCCAGTCTCGATTCATTTCCTGGACGAG from Nocardia iowensis includes these protein-coding regions:
- a CDS encoding YbaB/EbfC family nucleoid-associated protein, with the translated sequence MSDLVSISALVQEMNRDWNRSAQNILDGGSALADRLYEVRVVDRRAGTEFGSVTIDGRGLLRSIDLDADKVLDIYEGEVLGALINAINSAISDSAAMAKGNVSP